From a single Glycine soja cultivar W05 chromosome 19, ASM419377v2, whole genome shotgun sequence genomic region:
- the LOC114398520 gene encoding histone acetyltransferase HAC12-like: MDDVLGDTKENDIILDNGLFDSRHNFLSFCQRNRFQFDSLRRAKYSSMMILYLVKNPTLLTVGTTCRVCSKNNVSQRYWKCENCPEFTVCSECYNERGANCHAHTLNEAYSPAQSPSGNQELQQNSAMLQQLLDVIEHASLCHSIKTQPCTYPHCRQIKKLFAHASRCEIRFSGGCQFCKKVWQGLTLHSKNCRDSACRIPRCMDLKKQVEWIATQSESRLRAAVLQSKDSR; encoded by the exons ATGGATGACGTCCTTGGTGATACCAAGGAGAATGATATCATTCTTGATAATGGGTTATTTGATTCCAGACACAACTTTCTGAGCTTTTGCCAAAGGAACAGGTTTCAGTTTGACTCACTGCGCAGAGCCAAGTATTCCTCAATGATGATCCTCTACCTTGTGAAGAATCCTACTCTTCTGACTGTTGGAACAACATGCCGCGTTTGCTCTAAAAACAATGTGTCCCAGCGCTACTGGAAATGTGAGAATTGCCCTGAATTCACTGTCTGTTCTGAATGCTACAACGAGAGAGGTGCTAATTGCCATGCACACACGTTGAATGAAGCTTATTCACCAGCACAATCTCCTTCAGGGAATCAAGAATTGCAGCAGAACTCAGCAATG TTGCAGCAACTTCTGGATGTTATTGAACATGCATCTCTGTGTCACTCAATCAAAACTCAACCATGCACTTACCCACATTGCCGTCAAATTAAAAAGCTGTTCGCTCATGCCAGTAGGTGCGAAATTCGATTTTCTGGGGGGTGCCAATTTTGTAAGAAGGTTTGGCAAGGACTGACTTTACACTCAAAGAATTGCAGAGACTCAGCATGTCGCATACCCCGTTGCAT GGATCTGAAGAAACAAGTAGAATGGATAGCAACGCAATCTGAATCGCGGCTTAGGGCTGCAGTTTTGCAATCGAAAGATAGCAGATAA
- the LOC114398521 gene encoding F-box/LRR-repeat protein 3-like — MVTENCLYQLGLNCSLLEEVDLTDCFGIDDIALRYLSRCSELVRLKLGLCTNISDIGLAHIAYNCPKMTELDLYRCVRIGDDGLAALTSGCKGLTNLNLSYCNRITYRGLKYICHLGELSDLELCGLSNITSVGIKAVAISCKRLADLDLNHCEKS; from the exons ATGGTGACTGAGAATTGTCTTTATCAACTTGGATTAAATTGCTCACTTCTCGAAGAGGTTGATCTTACTGATTGCTTTGGTATTGATGACATAG CTCTAAGATATCTATCAAgatgttcagaacttgtaagaTTGAAATTAGGATTATGCACAAACATATCAGACATAGGATTGGCACACATTGCTTATAACTGCCCAAAAATGACTGAACTTGATCTCTATCG ATGTGTACGTATTGGAGATGATGGGCTAGCGGCGCTAACGAGTGGATGCAAGGGGTTGACAAACCTCAACTTGTCATATTGCAATAGAATTACATATAGAGGGTTGAAGTATATCTGCCATCTTGGTGAACTATCTGATCTGGAGTTGTGTGGGCTTTCAAATATCACAAGTGTTGGTATAAAAGCAGTTGCAATAAGTTGCAAGAGATTGGCAGATTTAGATTTGAATCATTGTGAAAAAAGTTGA
- the LOC114399774 gene encoding uncharacterized protein LOC114399774: MHAKGSNLENSCKQTPGSSSSFVPNHPLQRDFDLRHQNYIRNQARFFFDWRKDPGISRYRNLIKIDISTILHSRHPNKQGQAYVLANFLENRLFVEAASQDEYINRQTIMQRLDAQLKKLNAPKCSQVNSSIACTSQMVPSSGLLQARSNGSVLEPSFQNVAGPINNATDYCAVAVDNKNGFLNGGLSYSSFVPQPIFSPDNLPSIATCTDLDVLPNSFVSGGRSNPKACSKSVSSYFPQRQADDWKTLLLKYGDCFRTTMGKFVQSESPNLMTPQDALRGLSKVSDLPPVPRSLGDIRQHQHRKRDFQQNLKLCMQPYGLPGKTYMAQPNALSNQGVKCWGRKH; the protein is encoded by the exons ATGCATGCCAAAGGTTCTAATCTCGAGAATAGCTGCAAACAAACGCCAGGAAGTTCTTCATCATTTGTCCCAAACCATCCTCTGCAGAGAGATTTTGATTTAAGACATCAAAATTATATAAGGAATCAAGCAAGGTTCTTCTTTGACTGGCGAAAAGATCCTGGAATTAGTCGATATAGGAACTTGATAAAAATTGATAT TTCTACAATATTGCATTCTCGACATCCTAATAAGCAAGGACAGGCCTATGTTTTGGCAAACTTTCTGGAAAATCGGCTATTTGTGGAGGCTGCTTCACAG GATGAGTATATCAATCGGCAGACAATTATGCAGCGATTGGATGCACAACTCAAGAAGTTGAATGCCCCGAAATGCAGCCAAGTAAATAGCTCTATTGCTTGCACATCCCAGATGGTGCCCTCTTCTGGGTTATTGCAAGCTAGGTCTAATGGAAGCGTACTGGAACCTTCTTTTCAGAATGTGGCTGGTCCTATCAACAATGCAACCGATTATTGTGCAGTGGCTGTAGATAATAAAAATGGCTTCCTAAATGGAGGGTTGTCTTATTCTTCTTTTGTTCCCCAACCGATTTTTTCACCTGATAACCTTCCATCAATCGCTACATGCACTGATTTGGATGTGCTTCCTAACTCTTTTGTTTCTGGTGGGAGAAGCAATCCGAAAGCTTGCTCCAAGTCAGTCAGTTCCTATTTTCCTCAGCGACAGGCAGACGATT GGAAGACACTTCTGCTGAAGTATGGAGATTGTTTTAGGACTACAATGGGAAAATTTGTCCAATCTGAATCTCCAAATTTGATGACCCCTCAAGATGCCTTGAGGGGATTGTCAAAAGTTTCCGATCTTCCTCCTGTCCCGAGAAGCCTTGGAGATATTAGGCAGCATCAACACCGGAAGCGAGATTTTCAGCAGAATTTAAAACTTTGTATGCAGCCATATGGACTTCCTGGTAAAACTTATATGGCCCAGCCTAATGCACTCTCCAATCAAGGGGTCAAATGTTGGGGCAGAAAGCATTGA